The region GAGCCGCTCGCGGTCTACCAGCCGGGCGACGTCCACGACCACCGGTTGCAGGGCATCCGCAAGGACTTCGTGGGCGCCACGCCGGGCCTGGCCGCGGAGCGCGAGTTCGAGATCGGCCTGCTGCTGGGCATGCTGGAGCGCACCCGGCTGCGGTCGGCGGCGCACCTGGTGACGCTGCTCGGCGACCGGGGCACCGGCAAGACCCGGCTGCTCGACGAGTTCGAGGAGCGCGCCCACGGCCAGGCGCACATCGCCCGGTTCCAGGTGTCCAGACGGCCCACCGGCGCGACCGGCGTGGACATCGACGCCATACACGACCTTCAGCGCGAGCTGATCCACACCATCTGCGCCATCGCACCGGGCGACGAGCCGACCGCCGCGATGGCCAAGGCCTCAGCGGTGATCAACCGGCTGATCGACGACCCGGTGCGGGTGCAGGCGCTGCTCACCTGCATCGCCCCGTACCTCGACCCGGAGCTGGCGTTCGTGATGAACGACCCGGTGGCCGAGCTGCGGGCGTGGCAGCGGTTCCTGGCGATGACCGAGTTCAGCCGGCCGTTCGTGCTGATCGTGGACGACCTGCACCGGGCCGACGAGAGCCTGCTGGACTTCGTCGGCGAGCTGGCCGACGCGGCGTGCGGGCCGCTGCTGGTGGTCGCGTCGGCGCGCTCGGAGCTGCTCGGCCGGCGGCCGACCTGGGGCGGCGGCAAGCGGCACGTCACCACCATCACGCTGGAGGCGCTGGGCGACGCGGCGGTGGACGAGCTGGTCGGCCACCTGGTGTCCTCCGCGCAGCCGGGCCGGACGCGCGAGCCGGCCCGGTTCTCCCCCGCCCGCGCCGACGACGAGTCGGGCCCCCGGCAGCCGGGGTGGCGGCGCTACTTCCGCAGCCTGCTCGACATCGGGACCCCGCAGCGGGCGCCCCGGCCCCGCAGCGCGGAACTGGAGGCCGTGGCCCGGCTGCGGTCGTGCGGCTCGGCCACGACCGCCGAGGTCAGCCCGGTCCGCGCTTGACCGCCGCCGCGAGCACCTGCTCCCCGTCCCGGGCGGCGGGGACCAGGTGCTCGCGGCCCCACGCGCCCAGCGGGCGCAGCGCCTCGAACAGCTCCCGGCCCATCGCCGTCAGCGAGTACTCCACCCGGGGCGGCGACACCTCGTCGTCCAGCTCGCGGCGCACCACCCGGTCGGCCTCCAGCTGGCGCAGCTGCTCCACCAGCACCTTGTCACTGACCCCCGGCACGCTCCGGCGCAGCTCGCCGAACCGGCGGTCGCCGTCGTGCAGCTCCCACAGGATGAGCACCTTCCACTTCCCGCTGATCACCTCCATGGCAGCGTCGAGCCCGCAGTGCCTCGGTCGTGTCCGGACCGTCATAGCCACCCGTCCCCCAGTCGCCGTGCCGCCGTCCACGAGCCGGCGCGGAGGTCCCCCGGTGACCGACCCGACAGCGGGCGCACCGTGACGGTGCGCCGCTGACAGGTTACGACACGCGACCGGTCCACGGGTGTGGGCTGGTGGGGTCAGCCGGCGGTGAAGGCGTGCTCGTCCTGGGCCCGCAGAACGGCGGCCAGGGCGCGCAGCGCGACGTCCAACCGGGCGATCTCGGTCGCCGTGAGCAGCACGGACGGCTCGAAGCGCAGCGTGGTCGTGGCGCTGGCCGTCGGGAACGTCCGGATCCGGTGCACCCGGAACAGGTAGCCCGCCACCGCGTAGCCGAAGGTGTCGGTCAGCGCGGCCTGGGCGATGGACGGCGCGGCGGAGCCGGTCTGGTCGTGGAACTCCAGCCCGAGCATCAGGCCCTTGCCCCGGACGTCCTTGACCACGTCTGGGAAGTCCTCGCGCAGCGAGGTGAACAGGGCGATCAGCTCGTCGCCGAGTTCCGCCGCCCGCCGGTAGACCGCGCCGCCGTCGGCTTCGAGCAGCTCCACGGTCCGCAGCGCGAGCGCGCTGGAGAACGCGTCCTTGGCGAACGTGGAGCTGTGCAGGAGCTCGAACTCGGGCCGGTAGCGCCCGCCGCGCACCAGCGTGACGGCGGATTTCGCGACGCCGCCGCCCAGGCTCTTGGCCAGCGTCACGTAGTCGGGCACCAGGCCGATCAGCGACCCGGCGAAGAACGCCCCGGTGCGGCCCATGCCGCTCTGGATCTCGTCCACGACGATCGGGCAGTCCACGGCGTCGCACGCGGCCCTGATCCGCTCCGCCGCCGCCCGGTCGACCACCCGGATGCCGCCCTCGCCCTGGATCACCTCCAGCACGAACGCGCTGAACACCGGGAACTCGCGCTGCACGACGGCCACCGCGCCGCCCTCGACCACCACGTCCGGCACGGTGGCGCGTTCGGCGGCGATCACCTCGTCCAGCACGTCCAGCCGGTCCAGCGGCACGAACCGCGCCTGCGGGGCCATGGTGGCGAACGGCGTGCGGAACGCCGGGTTGTGGGTGATCTGGATGCTGCCCACCAGCTTGCCGTGAAAGCCCCGTTCGAGCGCGAGGAACAGCGACGGGCGCGCCGCCGACGCCGCGAGCCGGCCGCCGACCTCCGCCGCGACGGCGTCGAACCCGCTGCCGGCCGGCAGGCCGAGCGCGGCCACGGTCGTCTCGGGCAGCACCGCCGTGCCCGACGCCACCGCGGCACCGGCGGCCTCCAGGTGCCCGGTGATCTCCTCGGCGAGCGCCTTGACCTTGAGCACCCGGTCGAACTCGGCGTGCTTGAGCGCCACCTCGACCGACTCCGCGCCGCTGTTGGCGAACACCGCGAAGTACGGCTCGGTGACGCCGAACTCCCGGTGCAGCACCGAGTTCAGCGCGGCGGCGACCCGGCTCGCGGCGGGCTGGCGGGCCGCCTGCGCGAGCACCGGCGTGCCCGCGTCGAAGAAGTCCCTGGCCGCGTCGACGATCGCGGGGTGGTTGTGGCCCAGGATCAACGACCCGTAGCCGCCGGCGTAGTCCAGCACCGGGACCTCGGTGCCGTCCGGGCCGACGAAGTAGAGGGTGTTGCCCTCGCCGCGGACGAACTCGACGTCGACGCCGAGCGCGGTGAGCCACTGGAGCATCAGGGGTTCGGCGAGTTCGTACTCGGCCGTTGCGGTGGACATGCGACGACGGTATGACGGCCCGGTCACACAGCGGTAAGGCCGCGGCCGGTGTACCGGGCGTGACCGGCCGATGGGTGGCGGCGGCACGCCCTGCGGAAGAGTCACGGCCATGTCGACCACCGGAGGAGCCCGCGCGGCGATCGCCCCGGATTCGCTGCGCCACACCATGGCCCGGCTAGTCACGGGCGTAGTCGTGATCACCGTCGGCGGCCGCCACGCGCACGGCATGACGGCCAACGCGTTCACCTCGCTGTCCCTCGACCCGCCGCTGGTGCTGTGCTGCGTCGCGCACAGCGCGCGCACCCACGCGGCGCTCACCGCCGAACGCCGGTTCGCGGTGTCGGTGCTCACCGCCGACCAGGAGCCGGTGGCGCGCTACTTCGCCGACAAGTCCCGACCCAGCGGCGAGGCCCAGTTCCGGGGCGTGGACTGGGAAGCGGGCGCGCACACCGGCGCGCCGGTCGTGGCGAACGCCGCGGCGTGGCTGGAGTGCGCGCTCGTCGACGCGCACGACGCCGGCGACCACACGATCTTCATCGGCGAGGTGCTGGCCACCGGCCACGG is a window of Saccharothrix espanaensis DSM 44229 DNA encoding:
- a CDS encoding aspartate aminotransferase family protein, with protein sequence MSTATAEYELAEPLMLQWLTALGVDVEFVRGEGNTLYFVGPDGTEVPVLDYAGGYGSLILGHNHPAIVDAARDFFDAGTPVLAQAARQPAASRVAAALNSVLHREFGVTEPYFAVFANSGAESVEVALKHAEFDRVLKVKALAEEITGHLEAAGAAVASGTAVLPETTVAALGLPAGSGFDAVAAEVGGRLAASAARPSLFLALERGFHGKLVGSIQITHNPAFRTPFATMAPQARFVPLDRLDVLDEVIAAERATVPDVVVEGGAVAVVQREFPVFSAFVLEVIQGEGGIRVVDRAAAERIRAACDAVDCPIVVDEIQSGMGRTGAFFAGSLIGLVPDYVTLAKSLGGGVAKSAVTLVRGGRYRPEFELLHSSTFAKDAFSSALALRTVELLEADGGAVYRRAAELGDELIALFTSLREDFPDVVKDVRGKGLMLGLEFHDQTGSAAPSIAQAALTDTFGYAVAGYLFRVHRIRTFPTASATTTLRFEPSVLLTATEIARLDVALRALAAVLRAQDEHAFTAG
- a CDS encoding flavin reductase family protein translates to MSTTGGARAAIAPDSLRHTMARLVTGVVVITVGGRHAHGMTANAFTSLSLDPPLVLCCVAHSARTHAALTAERRFAVSVLTADQEPVARYFADKSRPSGEAQFRGVDWEAGAHTGAPVVANAAAWLECALVDAHDAGDHTIFIGEVLATGHGPDDSALLFHHGRFRHLPG
- a CDS encoding winged helix-turn-helix transcriptional regulator, which encodes MTVRTRPRHCGLDAAMEVISGKWKVLILWELHDGDRRFGELRRSVPGVSDKVLVEQLRQLEADRVVRRELDDEVSPPRVEYSLTAMGRELFEALRPLGAWGREHLVPAARDGEQVLAAAVKRGPG